In Tsukamurella tyrosinosolvens, the genomic window TCTACTCGCGAGCCGAGCTCGCGGCGCAGAAGGACGCGGCGGACGAGATCCGTCGCACGGCAACGGGCCCCGCGCACTGACCCACCACCTGACCGCCACCGAGGAGAACGTCGATGACCGACCCCGCAGACCGGCCCGCCGCGTGGCGGACCCGCAGACCGAGTCCCCGCAGTACGCGGGACGAGACCGCGAGGACCGGGAGGTGAGCTACCGGACGCTGACCTACGAGGTGACCGGGCGCGTCGCGCGGATCACCTTCGACCGCCCCGAGCGCGGCAACGCGATCACCGCGGACACGCCCATCGAACTCGCGGACGCCGTCGAGCGCGCGGATCTCGATCCGAGGGTGCACGTCATCCTCGTCGCGGGGCGCGGCAAGGGCTTCTGCGGCGGCTACGA contains:
- a CDS encoding enoyl-CoA hydratase-related protein, with protein sequence MADPQTESPQYAGRDREDREVSYRTLTYEVTGRVARITFDRPERGNAITADTPIELADAVERADLDPRVHVILVAGRGKGFCGGYDLSIFAENGEHPEERAAVTGSVLDPVVQARNHDPSGTWDPMIDYQMMSRFNRGFASLLHANK